One genomic region from Strix uralensis isolate ZFMK-TIS-50842 chromosome 19, bStrUra1, whole genome shotgun sequence encodes:
- the BPTF gene encoding nucleosome-remodeling factor subunit BPTF isoform X23, which yields MRGRRGRPPKQQQPAAATAQASSPAPPAPAGPIGGLRSRQRGSSRGRWATSAQAETAGPKQKGAGAAQASSPATASPRGGSKRKGGSGSSSTPGGGGSSGKGRGRAGAGGAGGGGGGGSCNSQGRAASSRRSISKVVYDDHESEEEEESMVSEEEEEGDPEDNQDSEEEEEEEIMEEEDDDDSDYPEEMEDEDDASYCTESSFRSHSTYSSTPGRRRQRVHRPRSPILEEKDIPPLEFPKSSEDLMVPSEHIMNVIAIYEVLRNFGTVLRLSPFRFEDFCAALVSQEQCTLMAEMHIVLLKAVLREEDTSNTTFGPADLKDSVNSTLYFIDGMTWPEVLRVYCESDKEYHHVLPYQETEDYPYGPVENKIKVLQFLVDQFLTTNIAREELMSEGVIQYDDHCRVCHKLGDLLCCETCSAVYHLECVKPPLEEVPEDEWQCEVCVAHKVPGVTDCVAEIQKNKPYIRHEPIGYDRHRRKYWFLNRRIIIEEDSESEKDKKIWYYSTKIQLAELIECLDKDYWEADLCKTLEEMREEIHRHMDVTEDLTNKARGNNKSFLSAANDEILDIIRARKGEIVEDKNTADDEAEKAKSDIDNDQTDAERGKEESGDQDKTEETPTEQDAEKVKTEEATVVGDKSNSVTSSTDDSNTNPSAGETSCSEGKNAMGCQSETLDSNNVAEKKVASELPQELSEETGQMIPSNSSSASAAPLQSDVENSNSSELGSGQNDSIKTPDDAENAERGSQTSEDIGEKSNGERSDSPGAGKGTPGSTRMLTRLRNPDSKLSQMKSQQVAAAAHEANKLYKEGREVLVVNSQGEVSRMNTKKEVVMKGNINNYFKLGQEGKYRVYHNQYATNSFALNKHQHREDHDKRRHLSHKFCLTPAGEFKWNGSVHGSKVLTISTLRLTIIQLENNIPASFLHPNWASHRSNWIKAVQMCSKPREFALALAILECAIKPVVMLPIWRESLGHTRLRRMTAIEREEKEKVKKKERKQEEEETMQQATWVKYTFPVKHQVWKQKGEEYRVTGYGGWSWISKTHVHRFMPKLPGNTNANYRKLLPTKSEDEKCNLDKRKGPIKVKIEKDRTKDSHDLQAKDKADVSETLEKVQVKEEKSREEKVEVDTISESLDHAKDKVEKEIDGENDKIIKEEPMDVDDVKIESPIKDEDSHCKLDIINVSEGFHLRTCYKRKVKSSKLDGLLERRIKQFTLEEKQRLERMKLEASAKTVGIRSVSPQKNIDELQMRKVKEGSQFDMSSQDQTYISDKTQTEDAEQDCLPIPKTGELDESSLPLTSRLSKRESQLLDEGSSQSSEGESSIQNDSKENNPEPMTADKCQGQEALGESENSSVDGLKQTNAEGRIKWDVTERSEKPSKQKLPITRVSQRERENLEPVIAERSCRKDGLAVLEKTDSEGNSEQQSKDPENNCMIKSHIEPTSSQESEMEEETAPGKTESKSENKVIFHQKSVSKDLEPFKTELISEKNLESQTLEHMDGAEVDEDLLSSKVTEANGQKKGQELKVETGTINKYLDQTNRNSVTDKKNNKDEETETDLGKEKSAFQMNGKDSDVKVLSNDDCLVKDTCETKAGGDIEPKVNNINKSIPEHEIKPLSFKESPVKPFMNGDIMTEDTKDKNNLDPKSRLQSSPEFESGEGLQPPGEVPNYVQKTEEKQLYPERSAFVGTASTPAHTVCKENNLNNETESMETEAIEDKKSAPSPVTSCEESSLSSDFADQNGVQTYKMENINGESKTKTVITEVTTTTSTVSTESKTVFKVAETVASNDEKTTVVSSTENCAISTVTTTTTVTKLSTPATDSNVDVISVQEHSKTVVTTTVTDSLTTPEGTLVTSMTVSKEYSTKDKVKLMKFARPKKTRSGTALPSYRKFVTKSSKKSIFVLPNDDLKKLARKGGIREVPYFNYNAKPALDIWPYPSPRPTFGITWRYRLQTVKSLAGVSLMLRLLWACLKWDDMAAKAPPGGGTTRTETSETEITTTEIIKRRDVGPYGIRSEYCIRKIICPIGVPEAPKETPTPQRKGLRSSALRPKRPETPKQTGPVIIESWVAEEELELWEIRAFAERVEKEKAQAVEQQAKKRLEQQKQIPAAGVAPAVTTASSTATTVSTPQKVVVGPLAGPVPTGTKVVLTTKVGSPATVTFQQNKNFHQTFATWVKQGQSSSATSTAATSATTIASTGQTFQISGSPVTMAGKVITKLPLPANSKIVAVNVPSTQGGVVQVQQKVLGIIPSTTGASQTFTSFQPRTATVTIRPNTTGTLGTTSTSQVVQGTPLRPGMTVIRTPLQQSTLGKTIIRTPVVVQQGQTQQVVTQIIRGQPVSTAVSSTSTASSSAGQKTVTSPGTPPQQIQPQTTSQPPRPQQGQVKLTMAQLTQLTQGQGGSQGLTVVIQGQGQTTGQLQLIPQGVTVIPGPGQQLMQAAMPNGTIQRFLFTPLPAAATTASTTTTTVSTSTSATGEQKQGLQAQPTSALPLTQPQSQSQPQAQPQGQNQSTQPVPLAQSQAPQPALQPETQTQPESQTPASVDSPVTPEAQSSKSPVQSPAQTQAQGQSPVQVQSQPQTAILPQGQSQVQPQQPAQVQTTTQQQIQMQPHAPIQIQAQLQQSQPQVVMKQNAVIEHLKQKKTLTPAEREENQRMIVCNQVMKYILDKIDKEEKQAAKKRKREESVEQKRSKQNATKLSALLFKHKEQLKAEILKKRALLDKDLQIEVQEELKKDLTKIKKEKEKAQAAAAAAAAAAAAAAAAAAAPPPPPPPLPPPPPQQHAASVTSSSSTTVPMPVSSQKRKRDEEKDSSASKSKKKKMISTTSKETKKDTKLYCICKTPYDESKFYIGCDLCTNWYHGECVGITEKEAKKMDVYICNDCKRAQEGSSEELYCICRTPYDESQFYIGCDRCQNWYHGRCVGILQSEADLIDEYVCPQCQSTEDAMTVLSPLTDKDYEGLRRVLRSLQAHKMAWPFLEPVDPNDAPDYYGVIKEPMDLATMEERILKRYYKKVTEFVADMTKIFDNCRYYNPSDSPFYQCAEVLESFFVQKLKGFKASRSHNNKLQSTAS from the exons GTAGGAGAAGACAAAGAGTGCATCGTCCTCGTTCTCCAATATTGGAAGAAAAAGATATCCCACCCTTGGAGTTTCCTAAATCCTCAGAGGACTTAATGGTGCCTAGTGAGCATATAATGAATGTTATTGCCATCTATGAGGTACTAAGGAACTTTGGCACTGTTTTACGCCTCTCTCCTTTTCGTTTTGAGGACTTCTGTGCTGCTCTGGTAAGTCAAGAGCAGTGCACACTTATGGCAGAGATGCATATAgtgcttttaaaagcagttttacgTGAAGAAGACACTTCAAATACTACCTTTGGACCTGCTGACCTCAAAGATAGCGTTAATTCCACTTTGTATTTCATAGATGGAATGACGTGGCCAGAGGTTCTGCGGGTATATTGTGAGAGTGACAAGGAATACCATCATGTTCTTCCTTACCAAGAGACAGAGGACTATCCTTATGGACCAGTAGAGAATAAAATCAAAGTTCTGCAGTTCTTAGTGGATCAGTTTCTTACAACAAACATTGCACGTGAAGAGTTAATGTCAGAAGGTGTTATTCAGTATGATGATCATTGTAGGGTTTGTCACAAACTTGGGGATTTGCTTTGCTGTGAAACTTGCTCAGCTGTGTACCATTTGGAGTGCGTGAAACCACCTCTTGAAGAGGTACCAGAAGATGAATGGCAGTGTGAGGTCTGCGTAGCACATAAGGTGCCTGGAGTAACTGACTGTGTTGCTGAAATCCAAAAAAATAAACCATACATTCGACATGAACCTATTGGATATGACAGGCATAGACGAAAATATTGGTTCCTGAACAGAAGAATCATAAT AGAGGAAGATTCAGAAAGTGAGAAGGATAAGAAAATCTGGTACTATAGCACAAAGATACAGCTGGCAGAGTTAATTGAATGCCTAGACAAAGATTACTGGGAAGCTGACCTATGCAAAACTCTGGAAGAAATGCGTGAAGAAATTCATCGGCACATGGATGTGACAGAAGACCTTACTAATAAAGCAAGGGGCAACAACAAGTCTTTCCTTTCTGCAGCAAACG ATGAAATCTTGGACATTATCAGagcaagaaaaggagaaatagtGGAAGACAAAAACACAGCAGATGATGAAGCAGAAAAGGCCAAAAGTGACATTGATAATGACCAGACAGATGCTGAGAGAGGCAAGGAAGAATCTGGAGACCAAGATAAAACTGAGGAAACACCCACTGAGCAAGATGCggaaaaagtgaaaacagaag AGGCAACAGTCGTTGGGGATAAAAGTAACTCTGTGACATCAAGCACTGATGACAGCAACACAAATCCTTCTGCAGGAGAGACTAGTTGCTCTGAAGGCAAGAACGCAATGGGGTGTCAGTCAGAAACCCTTGATAGCAACAACGTGGCAGAGAAGAAGGTGGCATCAGAGCTCCCTCAGGAACTCTCAG AAGAAACTGGTCAGATGATCCCTAGCAACAGTAGCAGTGCATCTGCTGCACCTCTACAGTCAGATGTTGAAAACAGCAACAGTAGTGAGTTGGGCTCTGGGCAGAATGACTCCATTAAGACACCTGATGATGCTGAAAATGCAGAGAGGGGATCCCAGACTTCAGAGGACatag GAGAGAAATCTAATGGCGAAAGAAGTGATTCTCCAGGCGCAGGAAAAGGCACGCCAGGTTCGACGCGAATGCTCACAAGATTACGAAATCCAGATAGCAAGTTGAGCCAGATGAAAAGCCAGCAggttgctgctgcagcacatgaAGCAAATAAGTTATATAAAGAAGGCAGAGAG GTCCTGGTGGTCAACTCTCAAGGTGAAGTTTCCCGAATGAACACAAAGAAGGAAGTTGTGATGAAAGGAAATATCaacaattatttcaaattagGGCAAGAGGGGAAGTATCGTGTTTATCATAATCAGTATGCCACGAATTCATTCGCACTGAACAAGCACCAGCACAGGGAGGACCATGACAAGAGACGACATCTCTCACATAAATTCTGTCTGACTCCTGCTGGAGAGTTCAAATGGAATGGGTCTGTACATGGGTCCAAAGTTCTTACCATATCCACTTTGAGGCTAACTATTATTCAGCTAGAAAACAATATCCCAGCGTCGTTCCTTCACCCTAACTGGGCTTCCCACAG GTCTAACTGGATTAAGGCTGTTCAGATGTGCAGCAAACCTAGAGAATTTGCACTAGCGCTGGCTATATTGGAATGTGCAATTAAACCAGTTGTCATGCTGCCAATCTGGCGGGAATCGTTGGGGCACactag ATTACGCAGAATGACAGCaatagaaagagaagaaaaggagaaagtgaaaaaaaaagagagaaaacaagaagaagaagaaacaatgcAGCAAGCAACGTGGGTGAAATATACATTTCCTGTCAAGCATCAG gtTTGGAAGCAAAAAGGAGAGGAATATAGAGTAACAGGATATGGTGGCTGGAGCTGGATTAGTAAAACACATGTCCACAGGTTTATGCCCAAACTGCCTGGAAATACTAACGCAAATTACAGAAAGTTGCTACCAA CTAAGAGCGAAGATGAAAAATGCAACTTGGATAAACGAAAAGGTCCAATTAAGGTAAAAATAGAGAAAGACAGAACAAAGGATTCTCATGATCTGCAAGCAAAAGACAAAGCAGATGTTTCAGAAACCTTGGAGAAAGtacaagtgaaagaagaaaagtcaCGTGAAGAAAAAGTAGAAGTTGATACAATTTCTGAAAGCTTAGATCATGCAAAAGACAAAG TGGAAAAGGAAATTGATGGTGAAAATGATAAAATCATCAAGGAAGAACCTATGGATGTAGATGATGTGAAAATTGAGTCCCCCATAAAAGATGAGGATAGTCATTGTAAGCTGGATATAATCAATGTTAGTGAGGGATTTCATTTAAGGACTTGCtacaaaaggaaagtaaaatcaTCAAAATTAGATGGACTACTTGAGAGGCGAATAAAACAATTtacactggaagaaaaacaacGTCTAGAAAGGATGAAACTGGAGGCTAGTGCTAAAACTGTAGGCATTCGATCGGTGAGCCCCCAGAAAAACATAGATGAGCTACAAATGAGAAAAGTAAAAGAAGGAAGCCAGTTTGACATGTCTTCCCAAGATCAAACCTATATTTCAGATAAGACCCAAACGGAAGATGCAGAACAAGACTGCTTGCCGATCCCCAAAACTGGTGAGCTAGATGAATCCTCTTTGCCTTTGACAAGCAGGCTATCAAAAAGAGAAAGCCAGCTACTGGATGAAGGCTCATCTCAATCCTCTGAAGGTGAAAGCTCCATTCAGAATGATAGTAAAGAAAACAACCCTGAACCTATGACTGCTGATAAGTGTCAAGGACAAGAGGCTCTTGGAGAGTCTGAGAATTCCTCTGTGGATGGCTTGAAACAAACAAACGCAGAAGGTAGAATCAAATGGGATGTTACGGAAAGAAGCGAAAAACCTTCGAAACAAAAACTACCTATTACCAGAGTATCTCAGCGTGAACGTGAAAACTTAGAGCCAGTGATAGCTGAAAGAAGCTGTAGAAAAGATGGTCTGGCTGTTCTTGAAAAAACAGATTCAGAAGGGAATTCTGAACAGCAGAGCAAAGACCCAGAAAACAATTGTATGATAAAAAGCCATATTGAACCAACATCCTCTCAAGAAagtgaaatggaggaagaaacTGCTCCAGGAAAGACTGAAAGTAAATCTGAAAACAAGGTTATATTTCACCAAAAATCAGTTAGTAAAGATCTAGAACCGTTTAAAACAGAgctaatttctgaaaaaaatcttgaaagtcAAACTCTGGAACACATGGATGGGGCAGAAGTTGATGAGGATTTACTGAGCTCTAAAGTAACTGAGGCTAACGGTCAAAAGAAAGGTCAGGAACTGAAAGTGGAGACAGGTACCATAAACAAGTATCTTGATCAGACAAATCGAAATAGTGTTACTGacaaaaagaataataaagatgaagaaactgagacagacttaggaaaagaaaaatcagcatttcaaaTGAATGGAAAAGACAGTGATGTTAAAGTATTATCAAATGATGATTGCTTAGTTAAAGATACCTGTGAAACTAAGGCAGGGGGTGATATTGAACCAAAagttaataatattaataaatcCATTCCGGAACATGAAATAAAACCATTGAGTTTTAAGGAATCTCCAGTAAAACCATTCATGAATGGTGACATCATGACAGAGGACacaaaggacaaaaataatttggatCCTAAGTCACGTCTGCAGAGTTCACCTGAGTTTGAGTCTGGAGAGGGTCTTCAGCCCCCAGGTGAAGTTCCCAACTATgtacagaaaactgaagaaaaacagctttatcCTGAGAGATCGGCCTTTGTTGGCACTGCCTCCACGCCAGCGCATACGGTCTGTAAAGAAAATAACCTGAATAATGAAACAGAATCTATGGAAACTGAAGCAATTGAGGATAAGAAAAGTGCACCATCACCTGTAACCTCATGTGAGGAATCTAGCTTGAGTAGTGACTTTGCTGATCAGAACGGTGTACAGacatataaaatggaaaatattaatggagaaagtaaaacaaagacTGTTATTACAGAAGTGACTACCACAACATCAACAGTGTCTACAGAATCCAAAACTGTGTTTAAAGTTGCAGAGACTGTAGCTTCTAATGATGAGAAAACAACAGTAGTGTCATCTACAGAAAATTGTGCCATATCCACTGTAACTACCACCACTACTGTAACAAAGCTTAGCACTCCAGCTACAGACAGTAACGTTGATGTCATTTCTGTACAAGAGCACAGTAAAACAGTGGTTACGACAACAGTAACAGATTCACTGACCACCCCAGAAGGCACATTGGTGACTTCCATGACTGTCAGCAAAGAGTATTCTACAAAAGACAAAGTGAAGTTAATGAAATTTGCAAGACCCAAAAAAACTCGTTCTGGAACTGCCTTACCATCTTACAGAAAATTTGTTaccaaaagcagtaaaaaaagcatatttgtttTACCCAATGATGACTTAAAAAAGCTGGCCAGAAAAGGAGGGATCAGAGAAGTTCCCTATTTCAATTACAATGCAAAGCCTGCCTTGGATATCTGGCCATATCCATCCCCAAGGCCAACTTTTGGGATCACTTGGAG GTACCGACTTCAAACAGTAAAATCATTGGCTGGAGTGAGCCTTATGCTGCGATTATTGTGGGCATGTCTCAAATGGGATGATATGGCAGCAAAAGCTCCACCTGGGGGAGGAACTACACGTACAG AAACATCTGAAACTGAAATTACAACAACAGAAATAATCAAGCGAAGAGATGTTGGTCCATATGGAATCCGGTCAGAGTACTgtataagaaaaattatttgtccCATTGGTGTACCAGAGGCTCCGAAAG AAACTCCAACACCCCAGAGGAAGGGACTGCGATCAAGTGCACTAAGGCCAAAAAGGCCAGAAACACCCAAGCAAACGGGCCCTGTTATAATTGAAAGTTGGGTAGCAGAGGAGGAATTGGAACTATGGGAGATCAGGGCATTTGCTGAAAG GGTGGAGAAGGAAAAGGCACAGGCAGTTGAACAACAGGCTAAG AAACGgctggagcagcagaagcagatcCCTGCAGCAGGCGTGGCCCCTGCAGTCACAacagccagcagcactgcaaCTACTGTCTCAACACCACAGAAAGTTGTGGTAGGCCCTTTAGCAGGCCCAGTGCCCACTGGAACTAAAGTAGTGCTTACTACAAAAGTGGGTTCCCCAGCTACAGTAACATTCCAACAGAACAAGAATTTTCATCAGACTTTTGCTACTTGGGTTAAACAAGGCCAGTCTTCATCAG CCACTAGCACAGCTGCCACTTCAGCCACAACCATTGCCAGCACAGGGCAGACCTTCCAGATCTCAGGCAGTCCAGTAACGATGGCAGGGAAAGTGATAACTAAGCTGCCACTCCCTGCAAACAGCAAGATTGTTGCCGTCAATGTGCCATCAACTCAAGGAG gtGTTGTTCAAGTTCAGCAAAAGGTATTGGGTATCATTCCGTCAACTACCGGTGCAAGTCAAACATTTACTTCATTCCAGCCAAGGACAGCAACTGTAACCATTAGGCCAAATACCACAGGAACATTAGGAACAACAAGCACTTCACAA GTAGTGCAAGGAACACCACTCCGCCCTGGTATGACAGTAATACGGACACCACTTCAGCAGTCAACCCTTGGAAAGACCATCATTCGAACACCTGTAGTGGTGCAACAAG GTCAGACACAGCAAGTGGTGACTCAAATAATCAGGGGTCAGCCTGTCTCAACAGCAGTTTCTAGTACCAGCACAGCTTCTTCCAGCGCTGGACAGAAGACCGTCACGAGTCCTGGCACACCACCTCAGCAAATACAGCCACAAACCACATCGCAGCCCCCTCGCCCTCAGCAGGGACAAGTGAAACTCACTATGGCCCAACTCACGCAGCTAACACAAGGACAG ggtggCAGTCAAGGATTAACTGTGGTAATTCAGGGACAAGGTCAAACTACTGGTCAGTTACAATTAATCCCTCAGGGTGTGACTGTAATACCTGGTCCAGGACAACAGCTTATGCAAGCAGCTATGCCAAATGGTACAattcagagatttcttttcaCCCCACTACCAGCAGCTGCTACTACAGCTAGCACAACTACAACAACAGTTTCTACTTCGACCTCGG CTACAGGGGAACAGAAGCAAGGTCTACAGGCACAGCCAACATCAGCGCTGCCACTGACTCAGCCGCAGTCTCAGAGTCAGCCGCAAGCCCAGCCTCAAGGGCAGAATCAGAGCACTCAGCCGGTGCCGCTGGCCCAGTCGCAGGCACCTCAGCCAGCACTTCAGCCTGAAACTCAGACCCAGCCTGAATCTCAGACTCCGGCATCTGTTGACTCTCCAGTCACTCCTGAAGCACAATCGTCTAAATCTCCAGTTCAGTCGCCAGCACAGACCCAGGCTCAAGGGCAATCTCCAGTGCAAGTCCAGAGTCAGCCGCAGACTGCAATCCTTCCACAAGGCCAGTCCCAAGTCCAGCCTCAGCAACCAGCTCAGGTGCAGACTACAACCCAACAACAGATTCAGATGCAGCCCCATGCTCCCATACAAATTCAAGCTCAGCTGCAGCAATCACAACCTCAG GTGGTTATGAAACAGAATGCTGTCATAGAACACTTGAAACAGAAGAAGACACTGACTCCAGCTGAGAGGGAAGAAAATCAGAG AATGATTGTGTGCAACCAAGTGATGAAATATATTCTGGATAAGatagacaaagaagaaaaacaggcagcTAAGAAACGAAAGCGAGAAGAGAGCGTAGAACAGAAGCGTAGTAAACAGAATGCTACTAAgctctcagctctgcttttcaAGCATAAAGAACAGCTGAAAgctgaaatattgaaaaaaagagCACTTCTGGACAAAGATCTACAAATTGAAGTGCAG GAGGAGCTAAAGAAAGACTTGactaaaattaagaaagaaaaagaaaaagcccaggcagctgccgctgcagcagcagccgcagctgCTGCAGCCGCAGCTGCAGCCGctgcaccaccaccaccgccaccaccactgccaccaccaccaccacagcagcATGCAGCCAGcgtcacctcctcctcctccaccacagTCCCAATGCCAGTATCCTCCCAGAAGAGAAAGCGAGATGAAGAGAAAGATTCGTCAGCTTCCAagtccaagaaaaagaaaatgatttcTACTACctcaaaggaaacaaagaagGACACAAAGCTTTACTGCATCTGTAAAACGCCTTACGACGAGTCTAA GTTCTATATTGGCTGTGATCTTTGTACTAACTGGTATCATGGAGAATGTGTTGGCATCACAGAAAAGGAGGCTAAGAAAATGGATGTGTACATCTGTAATGATTGTAAACGGGCACAAGAGGGCAGCAGTGAGGAATTGTACTGTATCTGCAGAACACCTTATGATGAGTCACA ATTTTACATTGGCTGCGACCGATGTCAGAACTGGTATCATGGGCGCTGTGTTGGCATTTTACAAAGTGAGGCAGATCTCATTGATGAATATGTGTGTCCACAATGTCAGTCCACAGAGGATGCCATGACTGTACTCAGTCCACTCACTGATAAAGATTATGAAGGTTTAAGAAGAGTACTACGTTCTTTACAG GCTCACAAGATGGCATGGCCATTCCTAGAACCAGTAGACCCCAATGATGCACCAGATTATTATGGTGTTATTAAAGAACCAATGG ACCTTGCCACCATGGAAGAAAGAATACTGAAACGTTACTACAAAAAGGTCACGGAGTTTGTGGCGGATATGACCAAAATTTTTGATAACTGTCGTTATTACAATCCAAGTGACTCCCCTTTTTACCAATGTGCAGAAGTTCTTGAATCATTCTTTGTACAGAAACTAAAAGGATTTAAGGCAAGCAG GTCCCATAACAACAAACTGCAGTCTACAGCTTCTTAG